The following is a genomic window from Flavobacterium crassostreae.
TGCACACCACAGATACCTCAGAATAACCAGTCTTACTCTTACTTAGATATGAAAATTTGTAAAATAAAATTCAAAAACATTCACGCGCTTAAAGGCGAACATTCTATTGATTTTGAAAACGGAATCTTGGCACAAGCAGGACTTTTTGTAATAACGGGAGCTACCGGAACAGGTAAATCTACCTTGTTAGACATCATTACTTTGGCCCTATATAACCGAATTCCGAGAATTGACAAACCCATCACAGAGAACGTTATAGAACAAGAAGGTGTGGTGTTGACCAAAAATGCAGCAGATTGTTATGCAGAGGTAGAATACCAAGTGAAAGGCACTCGGTATATTTCCTCATGGTCTATCCGTAGGACCAGAACTGGCTCTTTGGACAAAAGAAAACAAGAGTTGGTGGATGGCGCTACAGGTGCTATTTTGGTTTCTGGAGTGCAAGAAGTGGTGGTTGCAAATGAACGTATTATAGGTCTAAATTACAACCAATTTGTACAATCGATGATCTTAGCACAAGGGCAATTTTCAAAATTGTTATTGGCCAAAAAAGACGAACGGAACACGCTTTTGGAGGAAATTACAGGTTCTTCTATTTACAGAAAAATAGGAAAGCTGGTATTTCAAAAGTTTAGAGCCATCGAAGAGGCAGTTAAAATACAAACCATCAAAATGGGGGAGACCGTTTTGTTAACACCCCAAAACGTAAACGAAATTCAGCACGATATTTTGCTTCAAAAACCCCTGCTTTTGGCTAAAGAAACCCAAAAAGAACACTACGAAGCCAAAAAAATAATCAAAGAGAACCATATTAAAAACAAACGCTTACAAGCCGAAAACGCAATGGCATGGGCTTTGTTTTTAAAAGAAAAAGAGCTTTTTTTGCCCCAGCAAGAACAACTACAAGCCCATGAGGGTGTAGTGGAATACAAGGATCAAATGCTCGCCATTGAAACAGCAGAAAAAACCTGCCAGGCCATTTCTGAAAAAATTGCTTCCACAAAAGAGAAATTAGTTGCCAACCAAAAAGACAAATCCGACTTACTTTTGAGGGCTACTGCATTGGTTAAAACAGAAGTTTCTGAACAAAATTTAGAACAAGTGGTTACGGCTTTTAGAGCCAAAGTTACAGCCTTAAAGGCAGACGAAACAGATACATTAAACCAAACCAAACAACAACTCGGACGCATTGAAGACAAGCTATCTGAGGCAAATAAACTAGGTCTATCTCTTGTAAAAAACGAAACCCTAGAGGCACAAATACAAGACAATTTAGAGCGAGTAGAGGCGCAAATTAAAGCCAAAGCAATAGATACCATTATTGCCGTAAAAGATAAAAAAGAACAACTAAACAAACAGCTCTTGCCCGCTAGCCAGTTGCTAGGAGACCGAAGGTTGTTTGACGAAAAAAAGAAAGCAATACACGAGTTGCAGCTCAAAATCCTACAGCAAAAAACACAAATAGACCACCTATCGGTAAGCTTAAAAAAACAACAAGAAGAACGTAACGACTTGTTGCCTGCCGTAGAACAAGGCCAAAAAGAGTTAGAGCATTGGCAACAACGAAAAAGTTTAGACCAGCACCGTTTGGAACTAAAAGACGGAGAAGCTTGCCCGCTTTGTGGCTCAGAAACACATCCTTTGGTAACCGAAATTGCAGAAAAGGTAGTTTCTACTTTATACCAAAAACAACAGGCTTTGGTCCACCAGTTAGAGGCTCTAAACAAAAGCCTTTTGGAAAACGAAATACAATGCCAAGCATTACAAAAGACCCATGCAACCAATATCCAAGAGTTACAAAACAGCCTTGCCGAGTTTCAGGTTTTAGAAACCAAAATTGCTCATTTGTGCCAACAACTACAGTGGACTACTGCAGATACTCTTGAAATTTGGGAAACCAAAGCATTTGCTTTACAACACGAGTTGGCTGCTTTGGATCAATTAGAAAACCACATTCAGTCCCGAAACCTTCTCAAGGACATGCAACTACTCTTTTTAGAATATACCCGTCTAAAAACAAAGTACACCCAAGCAAAAGAGGCCTTAAAAAGTGTTTATGACAAAAATGACAGCGATCAAGAGACCAATAGCTTACTTAATGCCTTTATATGGTGTCGTTCTACTTTAAAAAACTTAGCAGAACAAGTGGCAGACTACCAAAAGTCTATGGCAGAAATACAGCATCAAAAAGAACAAATTGTAGCCACTTTGATGCCCGAGTTACAACAAAAAGGCATGGCTAGTTTGTCGGAATTAAAAGCCAAAATTCTAGAAGAAAAAACAGCCAATCACTTGCGTACCCAATGGCAAGCTTTACACCAAAATCAAATTAGACTGCAAACCAACAAAGAAAAAATTGAGCAAGATCTTGCCGCAGATGCAAAATTAGAAGATCCTACTATAACCCTAGAAGAAATCGGGTTAGAATTGCCTAAAATAAGCCAAGAAATTTTGCTTTTGCAAAAGCAAATCTGGAACCAAGAACAGCGCCTTTTGATTGACCACCAGAACAAAGAAAAACTACAAGAAAGTCAGTTAGTACTGGATGCTTTAGAGAAAGATTTGTTGCTTTGGTCCAAAATGAATTTACTTATTGGGGATGCAACGGGCAAAAAGTTTTCTAATTTTGTACAAGATTTGACCCTAAAACAGTTGTTAGAATACGGAAACCAAAGACTTATAGGTTTCTCAGACCGATATTTATTGGATACCACAAATGACACCGATGGATTAAAAGTAATTGACACCTATATGGGCAACACAAAACGATCCGTAAGCTCTTTATCTGGGGGCGAAACCTTCAAATTAAGTCTCGCATTGGCTTTTGGGTTATCGGATTTAGCAGCCCAAAATGTAGCCATAGAGTCTTTGTTTATTGACGAAGGTTTTGGCTCTCTAGACCCAGAATCTTTAGATCAAGCCATTAGTATTCTTGAAAACATGCAAAATGAGAGTAATAAATCGATAGGAATTATTTCGCACGTTGGAGAATTAAAAGAACGTATTGGTGCCAAAATAAAACTAGTA
Proteins encoded in this region:
- a CDS encoding SbcC/MukB-like Walker B domain-containing protein produces the protein MKICKIKFKNIHALKGEHSIDFENGILAQAGLFVITGATGTGKSTLLDIITLALYNRIPRIDKPITENVIEQEGVVLTKNAADCYAEVEYQVKGTRYISSWSIRRTRTGSLDKRKQELVDGATGAILVSGVQEVVVANERIIGLNYNQFVQSMILAQGQFSKLLLAKKDERNTLLEEITGSSIYRKIGKLVFQKFRAIEEAVKIQTIKMGETVLLTPQNVNEIQHDILLQKPLLLAKETQKEHYEAKKIIKENHIKNKRLQAENAMAWALFLKEKELFLPQQEQLQAHEGVVEYKDQMLAIETAEKTCQAISEKIASTKEKLVANQKDKSDLLLRATALVKTEVSEQNLEQVVTAFRAKVTALKADETDTLNQTKQQLGRIEDKLSEANKLGLSLVKNETLEAQIQDNLERVEAQIKAKAIDTIIAVKDKKEQLNKQLLPASQLLGDRRLFDEKKKAIHELQLKILQQKTQIDHLSVSLKKQQEERNDLLPAVEQGQKELEHWQQRKSLDQHRLELKDGEACPLCGSETHPLVTEIAEKVVSTLYQKQQALVHQLEALNKSLLENEIQCQALQKTHATNIQELQNSLAEFQVLETKIAHLCQQLQWTTADTLEIWETKAFALQHELAALDQLENHIQSRNLLKDMQLLFLEYTRLKTKYTQAKEALKSVYDKNDSDQETNSLLNAFIWCRSTLKNLAEQVADYQKSMAEIQHQKEQIVATLMPELQQKGMASLSELKAKILEEKTANHLRTQWQALHQNQIRLQTNKEKIEQDLAADAKLEDPTITLEEIGLELPKISQEILLLQKQIWNQEQRLLIDHQNKEKLQESQLVLDALEKDLLLWSKMNLLIGDATGKKFSNFVQDLTLKQLLEYGNQRLIGFSDRYLLDTTNDTDGLKVIDTYMGNTKRSVSSLSGGETFKLSLALAFGLSDLAAQNVAIESLFIDEGFGSLDPESLDQAISILENMQNESNKSIGIISHVGELKERIGAKIKLVRTGAGYSTIEIE